In Pseudomonas sp. ADAK18, a single window of DNA contains:
- the tssJ gene encoding type VI secretion system lipoprotein TssJ, with protein sequence MIPRFLLVAATALLLTACAKDAAKPEAAEAEADTAAIELHFHAIAGLNPGANGQPAPVRVRIFELKNAATFSRSDYFALADRAQSTLGLDLLDQDEVMIQPDQQLSIKRDLDPATRQIGLLVGYRELDRAQWRTVLTVPARQYTEYQISLDVRAVRADVVVSPSSPAQ encoded by the coding sequence ATGATTCCCAGGTTTTTACTCGTAGCCGCCACCGCGCTGCTGCTGACGGCGTGTGCCAAGGATGCCGCCAAACCCGAAGCCGCCGAGGCTGAAGCGGACACCGCTGCCATCGAGCTGCACTTCCATGCTATTGCCGGCCTCAACCCCGGTGCCAACGGCCAGCCGGCACCGGTGCGGGTGAGGATTTTCGAGCTGAAAAACGCCGCGACGTTCAGCCGCTCCGACTATTTCGCCCTGGCCGACCGCGCCCAGTCGACCCTCGGCCTGGACCTGCTCGACCAGGACGAAGTCATGATCCAGCCCGACCAGCAACTGAGCATCAAGCGTGACCTGGACCCGGCCACCCGTCAGATCGGCTTGCTGGTGGGCTATCGCGAGCTGGACCGCGCGCAGTGGCGCACGGTGCTCACTGTCCCGGCGCGCCAGTACACCGAATACCAGATCAGCCTTGATGTTCGTGCCGTGCGCGCCGACGTCGTGGTTTCCCCATCCAGCCCTGCCCAATAA